A window from Salvia miltiorrhiza cultivar Shanhuang (shh) chromosome 2, IMPLAD_Smil_shh, whole genome shotgun sequence encodes these proteins:
- the LOC131010613 gene encoding mitochondrial import inner membrane translocase subunit TIM17-2-like: protein MGSVPEISREPCPDRIIDDIGASFGIGAVGGGAFHLLRGMYNSPKGERLIGGCEAVRMSAPRVGGSFAVWGALFSTFDCTAVYLRQKEDPWNAIIAGAATGGFLQMRRGLAAASRSALFAAALLALIEGAGIMFNKVLTPPMEDPLQMNPHSSSSSWFGGNEEL, encoded by the coding sequence ATGGGCAGCGTGCCGGAAATATCTAGAGAACCTTGCCCGGACCGTATCATTGATGACATAGGTGCATCTTTTGGGATCGGTGCGGTTGGTGGCGGAGCTTTCCATTTGTTGAGAGGAATGTATAACTCGCCTAAAGGGGAGCGTTTGATTGGGGGTTGCGAAGCAGTCCGCATGAGTGCTCCTCGTGTTGGTGGTAGTTTTGCAGTGTGGGGTGCGCTCTTCTCCACCTTCGACTGCACGGCCGTGTACTTGAGGCAGAAAGAGGACCCTTGGAACGCCATCATAGCCGGCGCTGCCACTGGAGGCTTTCTGCAGATGCGTCGGGGATTGGCTGCTGCTTCTCGCTCAGCACTCTTTGCTGCTGCTTTGCTTGCTTTGATCGAGGGAGCTGGGATAATGTTTAACAAAGTTCTCACTCCTCCCATGGAAGACCCTCTTCAGATGAACCCAcactcttcatcttcttcatggttTGGCGGAAACGAAGAGCTTTGA
- the LOC131010614 gene encoding uncharacterized protein LOC131010614, producing MAVPILKNLTFLIFKHASNKNVHSSISPVSLHFFSTRTLTQLDINPIVFDILVHKHHFPCEFASIVASKLHSVKKPETVDSMLSFLKSSGFSIAQLQKIVGYDPRFLLLSLERNVKPKINLFQDKGFSSAEIAKIISSCPTILNSSLKNNIIPSLSALKDLLESDTAVVRVVRLNAWILNMRKIMLANVEFLKSCGVSMQRIRIILNNTPGALCHSQQTIRASVEKTKEMGLTVASKPFIYGIQTIASTRKEGWELKLQAFRDMGFSENDISSMFRKEPRAFAVSVEKMKKITEGLVATERFHVSGIVDYPTSLMYSFEKRYKPRIAILRILESRNLIENWPPLRLFSKTSEAKFYERFVRPYMNEVGGVYKEHMKD from the coding sequence ATGGCTGTACCCATTCTCAAAAATCTGACCTTTTTGATTTTCAAGCATGCTTCAAATAAGAATGTTCATTCGTCTATATCCCCTGTTTCGCTCCATTTCTTCTCTACTCGGACGCTGACCCAGCTCGATATCAATCCTATTGTTTTTGACATTTTGGTGCATAAACATCATTTCCCCTGTGAATTTGCCTCGATTGTTGCCTCGAAATTGCATAGCGTCAAGAAGCCAGAAACAGTGGATTCGATGCTCTCATTCTTGAAATCGAGTGGATTTTCGATCGCTCAGTTGCAGAAAATCGTCGGATATGATCCTAGGTTTCTCCTTCTCAGCCTCGAACGCAACGTTAAACCCAAAATCAATTTGTTCCAAGACAAGGGCTTTTCTTCCGCCGAGATTGCCAAGATAATCTCAAGTTGCCCCACTATTCTAAACTCGAGTTTGAAGAACAACATTATCCCTTCATTATCTGCACTCAAGGACTTATTGGAATCAGATACAGCGGTCGTCAGAGTTGTGAGACTTAATGCGTGGATACTCAACATGAGAAAAATTATGCTGGCTAATGTCGAATTCTTAAAGAGCTGTGGTGTATCCATGCAACGAATTCGAATCATTCTCAATAACACTCCAGGTGCTTTATGTCATAGCCAACAAACTATAAGGGCGTCTGTAGAGAAGACCAAAGAAATGGGGCTAACTGTAGCTTCCAAACCTTTCATTTATGGCATTCAAACTATTGCTTCAACAAGGAAGGAGGGCTGGGAGCTCAAGTTGCAAGCATTCCGGGATATGGGATTTTCAGAGAATGACATATCGAGCATGTTTAGGAAGGAGCCTCGAGCGTTTGCTGTATCCGttgagaagatgaagaagataaCGGAGGGTTTGGTTGCCACTGAGAGGTTCCATGTGTCAGGCATTGTGGACTATCCAACATCACTTATGTACAGCTTCGAGAAGAGGTACAAGCCGCGGATAGCAATTTTAAGGATTCTTGAAAGTAGGAACCTCATTGAGAATTGGCCTCCTCTTCGTTTATTTTCCAAGACCTCGGAGGCCAAGTTTTATGAGAGATTTGTCCGCCCGTATATGAATGAAGTTGGTGGTGTTTACAAGGAGCATATGAAAGATTAA
- the LOC131009800 gene encoding uncharacterized protein LOC131009800 produces MPDILYHFNWTPQLWFGTLAPNSIHSFEDLQTRFLRQFASSRRVGKSALSSMDIKQDQNETLREYIARFNLAALEVPEAESQIKNCAYVRGLKSGLFFDELQIRPAQDFDDIMARLPGYLQLEDARMARKAENDKNKAKKAKDAPERNSRNHDRAPFRGLPPRVPPPQAEVPPRQQRTVNEVNRFDEYTPLNKPQEEIFHLIKNQPFFMAPETYRDGQPQQGPNNKLCEYHNSYGHYTKHCGHLKHQLELLVRQGNLDQFIAKGNEDQGQRPEQENDRRQDQGNNRDRRPEENRYNRKGAAEGRVPPFPYRREVHMIFGENGIPISNRAKKQDVRAIKSGYYPKQVMGITDVAEEPTITFGSEDLRTLMYPHDDALVITADIAGCIAYRTFVDSCSAVNILYLECLQNMGVDANIEPTNAPLFGFGGEMVMPIGFVELSLSLGNADANKTRVIRFLVVDMPKPSYNVILGRPALTAFRAVISVFHLKMKFPIGGGRVGEVWGNQKMSKECHVRMLTHSSGRKRERIAEGPGTRKKEKVGEITASAEERHELAGLLKDRDSTEKPVLVSTSDVCNVIELFPGREGFQTKIGSSMNEQTREELVSCLQRNADVFAFSTADLKGIDRKLAEHCLNVDPNVKPVKQRTRHFGAEKDAAIREQV; encoded by the coding sequence ATGCCGGATATTCTCTACCACTTTAACTGGACCCCCCAGTTGTGGTTTGGTACGCTCGCCCCCAATTCCATTCATTCGTTTGAGGATTTACAGACACGTTTCTTGAGGCAGTTCGCAAGTTCGCGAAGGGTTGGGAAGTCAGCTCTTTCCTCGATGGACATAAAACAAGATCAAAACGAAACACTACGGGAGTATATTGCCAGGTTcaacctcgctgctctggaggtgccagaggcagaatcacagATTAAAAACTGTGCTTATGTCAGAGGATTAAAGTCGGGGCTCTTCTTCGACGAGCTACAAATCAGACCGGCCCAGGATTTCGACGATATCATGGCTAGACTGCCAGGGTACTTACAACTGGAAGACGCCAGGATGGCGCGGAAGGCGGAGAATGACAAAAACAAGGCTAAAAAGGCCAAAGACGCACCAGAAAGAAACAGCAGAAATCATGACCGGGCTCCTTTCAGAGGGCTGCCCCCGAGGGTACCTCCTCCCCAGGCAGAGGTGCCACCTCGCCAGCAGCGTACTGTAAACGAAGTTAATCGTTTTGACGAATACACCCCCTTGAACAAACCTCAGGAGGAGATTTTCCACTTGATCAAGAATCAGCCATTCTTCATGGCACCCGAAACTTATAGAGATGGACAGCCACAACAAGGGCCTAACAACAAGCtgtgtgaatatcacaactCCTATGGGCATTACACCAAGCATTGCGGGCATCTTAAGCACCAACTGGAGCTTTTGGTACGTCAGGGTAACCTAGACCAGTTTATAGCCAAAGGGAACGAGGACCAGGGTCAAAGGCCGGAACAGGAAAATGATCGGAGGCAAGATCAGGGGAATAACAGGGATCGTAGGCCAGAGGAAAATCGTTACAACCGCAAAGGAGCAGCAGAGGGTCGGGTACCTCCCTTCCCGTACCGAAGAGAAGTACACATGATCTTTGGGGAAAATGGGATACCAATATCCAATAGGGCCAAGAAACAAGACGTACGCGCAATAAAATCAGGGTACTATCCCAAGCAAGTGATGGGAATTACGGATGTAGCAGAGGAGCCAACCATCACCTTCGGATCAGAGGATCTGAGAACGCTTATGTACCCACACGACGATGCGCTGGTGATCACAGCCGACATAGCCGGTTGCATCGCCTATCGTACTTTCGTGGATTCGTGCAGTGCAGTAAATATTTTATATCTGGAGTGTCTCCAGAACATGGGGGTCGACGCCAATATCGAACCAACGAACGCCCCGTTATTCGGGTTTGGGGGAGAAATGGTTATGCCAATAGGGTTTGTGGAACTGTCGTTAAGTCTTGGCAACGCGGATGCCAACAAGACCAGGGTAATACGATTCTTGGTAGTGGATATGCCGAAACCATCCTACAACGTGATACTTGGACGCCCTGCTTTGACGGCATTCCGAGCAGTTATCTCGGTGTTCCACCTAAAGATGAAATTCCCCATAGGAGGGGGAAGAGTGGGGGAAGTATGGGGCAACCAGAAAATGTCAAAAGAATGCCATGTGCGGATGCTTACACACTCTTCGGGGCGGAAAAGAGAAAGGATAGCAGAGGGACCAGGCACTCGGAAAAAAGAGAAGGTGGGCGAAATTACTGCTTCGGCAGAGGAACGACATGAGTTGGCGGGATTGTTGAAAGATCGGGATAGCACAGAGAAACCCGTTCTGGTGTCCACCAGTGATGTGTGCAACGTGATAGAATTATTTCCAGGGCGAGAAGGCTTCCAGACTAAGATCGGGTCTTCCATGAATGAACAAACCAGAGAGGAGCTAGTCAGTTGCCTTCAgagaaatgcggatgtgttcgcctTCAGCACAGCCGATTTAAAGGGAATAGACAGAAAGttggcagagcattgcctcaatGTGGATCCCAACGTCAAACCAGTGAAACAAAGAACGAGACACTTTGGGGCTGAGAAAGACGCCGCAATCAGAGAACAAGTATAG